One Salvia splendens isolate huo1 chromosome 1, SspV2, whole genome shotgun sequence genomic window, acATATGTTCTGACgtcaaaatttgtaaaaaaaattaaaaattttcaatttattcgTACGGTaacaaatgtcaacacagtatataaaatatgtcaatataatacatgcagaatgtcaatataagcaataTGTGttacattctcaaagcattgtgttaacattctcaaagcgttgtgttgatattttcgaaacactatattgacattttcatccaaaaccctaatttggtagttttttttatctttttagatttaattaataaaaataaaaattacacgtggcaaattttagaccacaagatttctaaaatcctatgatcttaaattagttgtagttagcaattaaatgataagttagcaattgatcaatCCTCATGAAatcataatataaataaattacaaatataaaaCCCCACGCACCCTACTTTTAATTACTTTGGATTATATGACcatattattttgatatttattaatttgaaatatgTGTATTTATCTAGCGAAAAGAAATGACTTTATCGTTGTGAAATTCAGGTCATATACCAAGGCAAATTGGGAATCTTACTCAGCTAACAATTTTACATCTTCAATGTAATAAGCTGTCAGGTATGTCTTTGCACtatagattttttttcttctttaattttGACAAAGTTCCAAATAAATCCAACTTCTACATAGAAAGCTCTTCCGTTATTTATTACTCACTCCATCGATAATTAACTTTCTCATTTGGGATCTTCGAGGTATAAGAAATGTGAAAATTTGTGGAGTCATTAAAAATCTCATTTGGGATTGGTAAGaaaatttaagaaatgtgaaagaTGTGGTCGAAAGTTATTAGAATATGGATCACACTTTTACATACTTTCCGAAAATAGTCTTTTTtgtcattattattttttcatcaGAATTAGTTCATTTCTATTTCTGAAACTAGACATAACACTACTAATGATGTGGATTTCACTATTCACTCTAACACTATTTCAACTATTTTCTACATTACTAATTTCACAttaaatatttgatattttcaaaactttGTTACTAATTTAACTAATCATACATATATGTTACTTTAAGCCTTAACTTTAAGATGATTTTtatgattgatattttattcggaattttaatttagtttaaaCTGAAATTTTCAACATCATATACATTCAATCTTTAGAtataaatttgcatagtttCTTATCGTTCATGATAAAATTGAAGCatgagtaatattttaaaaatattcaagcATGTGATATTAGCTATTTAGTccttggaattttttttaataacggTATTTGAAATTAACATATTgtaaatttctaaattaataccgcaaaattaggatattttcataataaataaaattgatttgtAAATCaaggtaaaaaataaagaaaaatagagaaaatagaaACATAGAAAAATACTAGAAAATGGGTTTATTAAGAAGAAAGcatctcattttattatttacatattaattaatgcagataatgataaactttatattataaaaaattagaaattgtaAATAATGACAAAACTTTAATCACGTATGAAGTACCAGAACATATTAAGAAATCATATAAGAAGTTGTTGACAGAAATATAGCAGAAATCTTATGTTAGCAATATAATGGAGTGACAAAAATACCCTTATAGGATTTGAGGGTGTTTAAGTCCAAAAAAACAGGCAATATTTTTTGTTAGGGTtgtgatgatattttttttttgttaggagTATGTGATGCAAGAACCCTAAAATTAGagactaattataattaaatgtaaatTAAAAGAGAGTCCGCGGGAATGTATAACCACTTACTATATAGTCAAAGTGAATAAGATATGCAATCAAAAggacaaaacaaaacatttaataGCCATTAAATTAATAGTGCAAGGAATTTAAACTCCATTCTTCTTGTTCCATGCAAGTATTATACTGTATCAAATTTcatgacattttttttttcttttcctaacCTATGCATCAACCAAATTAGAATGGCTCCCtttctcttaactactattttatTTCACACTCTGAATTTGTATTAATTATAACTTGAAAGGTGAGTTACCGGGAGAGCTTGGGAATCTCATAAACATGGAGTACATTCAAGTATATCTCAACGATTTCTTGAGTGGTTCCATCCCACCTTCCATATTCAACATCTCAACCCTCAAGACATTAGATCTTGGCGAGAATAATTTTTCCGGCAGCCTTCCTCCCGACATCGGCCTCACACTTGACAGTCTCGTAGAGCTGCTCTTAAACTCTAACAAGTTCAGTGGCAAAATTCCAACCTCTATCGCTAATGCTTCGATGCTTACTATAATCGACTTGACCTCAAACTCATTCACCGGCCCAATCCCCGACTTTGGTTATCTAAGAAAGTTGCGAACACTTCGCCTTTGGGGAAACAATTTGTCCGGATCTCAATCGCCAGATCAAGAATTAGGGTTTCTCACTTCATTAACTAACTGTCAGGATTTAGAGAACTTGGAATTATCAGACATGTCATTGAAGAATGGTGTCCTCCCACCTTCCATTGGTAATTTGTCGGCTTCCCTTGTTAGTTTTGTGATGAAGAACTGCAACATCCGTGGAGCCATTCCTTCTGGTTTTGGAAATTTAAGCAGTTTGTCGATTCTGGATTTATCAATGAATGAACTCCAAGGGTTCATCCCGGCAACGTTGGGGAAGTTGAAGCAACTCGGGAAGCTCTACCTTCATGCTAACAAGCTTGGAGGATATATCCCTACTGATGTTTGCAATATGAGTGAATTGATGGAGTTTTTCTTGGGTGGGAATATGCTAACTGGTCCAATACCTGAATGTTTAGGGGATGTTAAATCTCTGAGAAGAGTTTGGTTTGATTCGAACAAGATGAATTCCACACTTCCTTCAAACTTGTTGAATCTTCCGGATCTTTTAGAACTAAGCATGTCTTCAAACTACTTCACTGGTCGGATACCATATGAGATTGGAAGGTTGAAGGCTGTCTACACGTTGGACTTGTCGTCTAACATGTTTTCAGGCTCTATTCCCAGGGAAATCGAAGCTTGTCAATCGCTGAAGTATCTGAATCTATCGAGTAATTTGTTGAATGGAACTATCCCCCAGTCAGTGGGGAAGCTCAAGGTGTTGGAGACATTGGATCTATCTAGCAATCATCTTTCAGGTTTAATACCTGACTCACTGGGGAAGCTTGATCTCGACTTCTTTAATGTGTCGTGTAATCGATTGGAAGGGAGAATTCCTGATGGTTTTTCCAACATTGGTCATCAGTCATTTGTGAACAACTCTGGCCTTTGTGGTGTAGAAAGATTTCAAGTGCCATCTTGCAAGGGAAGTCATTCATCAAAGAGTTTTGGTGTAATAATGAAATATGTTGTTCCTCCCTTTGTTGCATTTATGATTGTGGTGGTTGGCATACACATTGTCATTAGAAGATGGAGGGTGCCTCAAGAGAAACCAACTACTACAACCGAGGATCAAATGGTGGATCTTGGTTGGATCATAGTTTCAGAACGGGAAATCATTGAGGAGACAAGTTCCTTTAGTGAGTTAAACCTACTCGGACGAGGAGGCATGGGAGTCGTATACAAGATGGCGCTTGGAAATGGGATACAAGTTGCAGTCAAAGTGTTCAACTTGCAACACGAAAGAGCTACCAAGAGCTTTGAGACTGAGAGTCGGATATTGAGCACCATTCGGCATAGGAACTTGGTGAAGATACTTGGTTGTTGTAGTAACCCTGAGTTCAAAGCCTTGATTCTTGAATATATGCCGCATGGAAGCTTGGAGAAATGGCTTCATTCGCAAAAGTATTGTCTGGATCTCGTGCAGAGACTGAACATAGCAATAGATGTGGCATCAGCCTTGGAGTACCTTCATCACTATCATACATATGTTGTTGTTCACTGTGATATAAAGCCAAACAATGTGTTGCTCGATGCAGATATGACTGCTCGTATTGGTGATTTTGGCATTTCCAAGCTCTTTGACAACGACGAGGTTGCAGTTCATACGTCAAACTGGGCAACTGTTGGTTATGCAGCACCAGGTAATGCATGTAATCCTATTAAATTGGTAATATTTTATGATGCATCTGAATATGTGAAATTCATTTAATAGAGCTGGGATTAGAAGGAAAGGTATCTACAAGTGGAGATGTATACAGTTATGGGATACTATTACTGGAGATGTTTACTAGCAAGAAGCCAACAGATGATATGTTCAACGACAAGATGAACATAAAGGAGTGGGTGGAAAATGCATTACAAGAAAATGCAATAAGGGAAATTGTGGCATCTGGTATGATATCAACAGAATATGGACATTCATCCCAATGTGTGACATCTATTTTCGAATTGGCAATGAAATGTTTAGCCTTTTCATGTGAGAAACGAACTAGCATGATGCAAGTAGTAGCTGCTCTACAGAAGATCAAAGCGGATTTTACAGTAGACGAGATGAAGCATGGCAAGTGACACTTGCattgtaaaataattaatactagcTTTTGTAGGTGAATTAATTTGGTTTGGCGAGTATGGTTTGTTTGCTGATTTTCTGTGCCTGTTTGCTAGTGTGTTTATTAGGTTGGTGTTATGAATTTCCTATTGTTTTCAATCCAAATAATTGTAAGGATACATTGTACTTAAATTGTAGATCAATGAGAACAATTTGATTGGATGTGTCAATAGAAAATACCACATGGTATTTAAATAAAAGCAACTTGCATATTTAAAAGAAAAgcttaaaaaaagaaaaaggtaaGAAGCATTTACAACTAATACTccatgaaaataataataataataataataataataataaagtaagaagtGTTAATACAAAAGCAACTTCAGACTCACCCTCCACAAAGAAAAAGTACTTCACTAATTCACTTTCCATTTGTTAATTAATTCTTCTCCATATAAGAAAGTCACCTGTGTTAGtcatcttctttctcttttgtattATAATAAGACTCATTTATACTATCATAAATTCCATTAACGcacatttaattttaaaattctatCATACATAAAATTAGTAGGAGTCTAGTTCCAATAGTTCCCGTTCACTCGTACCGAGTCAAAATGGGACGGGAAGACAGAGTATTTATTTAGCATTGCTGTTAAAAGtttaaaacaaatttaaaaacaaGAGTGGAGCAGGAGCACCAATCTTAATTAGAAAAAACAtgacacacaaacacaaacacaagcATGGAGCTGTAGAAACACAGGTAGGGGTAAGCTCCTTATAGTTATAATACACGGCAcgccaaaaaaataaaagtaaaagaaataaataacgATAAGGGGATGCATGAGCTAGCGGAAACGGAAGGGGAACTTGGGCTGGCCGTTGGGCAAAAAGATACCGAAGGTCCTATCGTAGGATGGGCCGGGCCTCAGATTCTCGTCGAACATTGAGACAATGTAGGTCTCTATAGGGCGGCCGGGCCTCATGGGCGTCCCGTTCCTCACCACCCGCATCAAATTGTTGATGTAGATTCTGGCGTTTTGGAGCGTGTTGATCGGCCCGTCGGTTAGAGCATCAGTACTACGACCCACGGTATGTCCATCTGAACCATGACCACTCGACCCCGAATGACCTCCGTCGGGATTTTTCTTCTCCTCGCCTATTCCATTGAGGGACAGCGGTGGCGCCTGGGCGATGATCTTATCCACCGCCGCGATGAACGCGTCGTAGATCACGTAGAAGAGATTGTCGTAGTAGACGCCGCCGAGGACAACGCCGCTGTTGGGCTGCAGGAGCGCGAAGGAGAGGTTTATGTTTCTGCGATCGTTGAGGTAGGCGTAGAAGGGGAACACGTTGAAATGCATTGGCGCGCCAGTCTCCGTCACGAACTCCACGATCGGCCTAATGAACCAGTTCACGCTGCACTTGAACCTGGCCGCCTGCGGGGGACTATAACGGGTCAGTAGGTTTATATTGATGGACGTGGAGACCTTGATCTGCCCTCCGAGCCCCGCGGTGCGGACGGCGCGGTACACGTTCTGCATCGCTGGGAACACGAAGGGCCCCAGCTCGGAGGCAGGCTCGATCtcgttcccgacgatgatctgGCGGAAGGTGACGTTGGGGAAGCGGAGGATGTTGCGGCGGACCCAGGAGGTGGCGGCCTGGGGGCAGTTGGCGAGGTCACGGAGGTCGGAGTGGGCCACGCCCATCATGAGGCGGATGTTGGTGCCGTTGAGGGCGCGGAGAGTGGGGCCGTGCGGGTCGAAGAGGCGCATCCTGCGGATGTTGTTCCGCTGGTATAGGCGCACCGTGGCGGCTGAGCTGGGTAGGTTGTTACCCAGTCTTCCGTAGAAAGTGCCCACCTGCCCAGCTGCATGCATATGCCaacaaacatattttttttttatgtactCCATATACCAAATTTTAATAGTAAGCATCAACGAGAAAGAAATGTATAATGCCATCATATTAAGTAGACATATATGGAGGAAGGGGAATGAAGAGATTCATAACCTGTGAGATGAAAGGAGGTGAGTATGAGGAGACAGGATAGGAGCATTGTAAGTTTGAAGTTATTGTCAGTGGAAGCAGCCATGGAGAATCCAAACAAAAAAAGACCAATGATTTTCTGTGAGTTGCATTACTTATGTCCCCGAAACTCGTTTTTATAGAATGAATAGTGATTCCACTTTACATGGCTTAACTGTGCTTCACGTTCAAAGGGTAAATTGGTGACACTGAATTTTTATCAAATCCGTATTCATCCAGCGTTAAAATGATTTATTTACATTTATCTcccatatatttttataaaattgtactAAGTAGAAATTTCACTCAACTTGGAATTTTtaagaataataaatatatgtagtcaaaatttctaaaaattcaATGTTTATTTTTCAGAGACATGATTTAAAGTTTACTCAAAATAGTAACTTAATTTAGTAACAATGATTGGGGAGTGAAGTTCATGAATTGGCTGCACAACTTTTAGCTGAGTCATTGTATCGTATAACCGAATTTTGTTTCAACATACAACTCTTTTTTAGTTTGGCTGTGGATTTATGTAGCTTAGCTGTAGCTGTAGCTGCGCGCTCAAAATTGTTAGGCCATCTACTAcgttgtctctataccgtctcttaactactatttgaccaatatttgagggccccactgtccctTTTTTccccatcccttaactaagggacggaacctgcaacgctccgtcccttaaccgtcccttattccgtcccttaattactattcattcaatttcatttttttttttttcaacccaattcaatttaaacaaacacaattcattaaaattaaaacaatattacagcataaaataaaaatacaacttaaaatttttaaaaaatatatttaaaatcttaaaaaaataaaaatgacgtaatttaaaatacaattttatatggacatccttgaatgttttatgtttcactttcgatgtgggacaaaatcattcttggatgtctctataaaagagaaacaaccaagaatgattttgtcccacatcgaaagtgaaacataaaacattcaaggatgtctctataaaagaagaacaaccaagaatgaatttatctcacatcgaaagtgaaacataaaacattcaaggttgtctctataaaagagaagcaaccaagaatgactttgtcccacatcgaaagtggaacataaaacattcaaggttgtctctataaaagagaagcaaccaataatgactttgtcccacatcgaaagtgaaacataaaacattcaaggatgtctctataaaagagaaacaaccaagaatgattttatctcACATCGaaaatgaaacataaaacattcaaggttgtctctataaaagagaagcaaccatgaatgactttgtcccacatcgaaagtggaacataaaacattcaaggttgtttctataaaagagaagcaaccaagaatgactttgtcccacatcaaaagtaaaacataaaacattcaaggttgtctctataaaagagaagcatccaagaatgactttgtcccacatcgaaagtggaacataaaacattcaaggttgtctctataaaatagaagcAACCATGA contains:
- the LOC121811496 gene encoding putative receptor-like protein kinase At3g47110, whose protein sequence is MILQRSMETTSSISFLALMLLTLNLLTLTSATDQDALLAFKNAITLDPSHVLSNKWSTNTSICSWTGVSCSQLNRVTALNLSGYALHGTLPPHLGNLTFLQSLDLSSNNFTGNIPSQLFNVSALRWINLEDNQMSGELPSDMCSNVPKLEWINLSMNRFSGKFPTSIYQCSELLELWFSNNQFNGNIPTAIGNLSMLRTLSVSYNKLEGDIPSSIFNISSLEYLYLGNNRLTGNIPIFKYSTTRLQVLYLRFNNLTGGIPEEIGHLTSLKQLLLNNNSLTGHIPRQIGNLTQLTILHLQCNKLSGELPGELGNLINMEYIQVYLNDFLSGSIPPSIFNISTLKTLDLGENNFSGSLPPDIGLTLDSLVELLLNSNKFSGKIPTSIANASMLTIIDLTSNSFTGPIPDFGYLRKLRTLRLWGNNLSGSQSPDQELGFLTSLTNCQDLENLELSDMSLKNGVLPPSIGNLSASLVSFVMKNCNIRGAIPSGFGNLSSLSILDLSMNELQGFIPATLGKLKQLGKLYLHANKLGGYIPTDVCNMSELMEFFLGGNMLTGPIPECLGDVKSLRRVWFDSNKMNSTLPSNLLNLPDLLELSMSSNYFTGRIPYEIGRLKAVYTLDLSSNMFSGSIPREIEACQSLKYLNLSSNLLNGTIPQSVGKLKVLETLDLSSNHLSGLIPDSLGKLDLDFFNVSCNRLEGRIPDGFSNIGHQSFVNNSGLCGVERFQVPSCKGSHSSKSFGVIMKYVVPPFVAFMIVVVGIHIVIRRWRVPQEKPTTTTEDQMVDLGWIIVSEREIIEETSSFSELNLLGRGGMGVVYKMALGNGIQVAVKVFNLQHERATKSFETESRILSTIRHRNLVKILGCCSNPEFKALILEYMPHGSLEKWLHSQKYCLDLVQRLNIAIDVASALEYLHHYHTYVVVHCDIKPNNVLLDADMTARIGDFGISKLFDNDEVAVHTSNWATVGYAAPELGLEGKVSTSGDVYSYGILLLEMFTSKKPTDDMFNDKMNIKEWVENALQENAIREIVASGMISTEYGHSSQCVTSIFELAMKCLAFSCEKRTSMMQVVAALQKIKADFTVDEMKHGK
- the LOC121811542 gene encoding probable glucan endo-1,3-beta-glucosidase BG3; its protein translation is MAASTDNNFKLTMLLSCLLILTSFHLTAGQVGTFYGRLGNNLPSSAATVRLYQRNNIRRMRLFDPHGPTLRALNGTNIRLMMGVAHSDLRDLANCPQAATSWVRRNILRFPNVTFRQIIVGNEIEPASELGPFVFPAMQNVYRAVRTAGLGGQIKVSTSININLLTRYSPPQAARFKCSVNWFIRPIVEFVTETGAPMHFNVFPFYAYLNDRRNINLSFALLQPNSGVVLGGVYYDNLFYVIYDAFIAAVDKIIAQAPPLSLNGIGEEKKNPDGGHSGSSGHGSDGHTVGRSTDALTDGPINTLQNARIYINNLMRVVRNGTPMRPGRPIETYIVSMFDENLRPGPSYDRTFGIFLPNGQPKFPFRFR